TGAACGTCATGAACTCGACGATGGGCCGGAGCCCGTTCATCGCCGCCCCGATGCCGAGCCCCGCGAACCCGAGCTCGCTGATGGGCGAGTCGATGACCCGGTCGGACCCAAAGTGATCGAGCATGCCCTTGCTCACCTTGTAGGCGCCGTCGTACTCGGCCACCTCTTCCCCGATGAGGAAGATATCGTCGTCGCGCTCCATCTCTTCGGTCATTGCGTCCCGGAGCGCCGTGCGGAATTCCAGCGTAGCCATATTCAAGTGCGAGTTTCGAAGTGCAAATGGCGAATGGGCGAAGCGGAGAGTGCCGGGCAGTCGACCCGAGCCCCGACACTCAAAAACCAACAGGGCCTAAGCGATGAAGGGGTAGTCCTCCTGCGTATAGATGTCGTCGTAGATGGCCTCCTCGTCCGGGAAGGGCGCCTCGTTCGCCGCGTCGATGGCGTCCTTGACCCGCTGCTTCACCTCCTCGTCGATCGTCTCCATGTCGGCCTCGGTGGCCAGGCCCCGTTCGAGGATGTAGTCCTGGAGGCGATTGATGGCGTCCTGGCTCTGGCGCTGGTCGAGCTCGCCCTCCCCCCGGTATTCGGCCGGGTCGGTGATGGAGTGGCCCTGATAGCGGTACGTGCGCACCTCAAGGAGCGACGGCTGATCGTTGCGGGCGTAGTTCTCCACGTGGTCCTGCACGGCCTTGTTGACGCTGAACACGTCCATGCCGCTGGCCAGGGACGCGGGGAAGTCGAAGTTGTAGCCGTGCTTGAAGAGGTCGGGCTTGCTGAAGGCGCGGTCCACCGCCGTGCCCATCGCGTACTGGTTGTTTTCGCAGACAAAGACGATGGGCAGTTCGTAGATGCCGGCCAGGTTGCACGCCTCGCGGAACGCCCCCTGGTGCATCGCCCCGTCGCCGAAGAAGCACAGGCAAACGTTGTCCTCGTCCCGATACTTGTGCGCGAAGGCGAGGCCCGCACCAAGCGGCAGGTGGGCCCCCACGATGGCGTGCCCCCCCATCATCTTCTTCTCGGCGTCAAAGAAGTGCATCGATCCGCCCTTGCCCTTGGAGGAGCCCGTCTCTTTCCCAAACAATTCCGCCATCGCCTCCTCCGGCGTGATGCCCATTGCCAGTCCCATGCCGTGGTCACGGTACGCCGTGATGACCGAGTCGTCCCCGAGCTCGATGGCGTTGACGCTGCCGGTCGAGACTGCTTCCTGCCCAATGTAGAGGTGCAGGAAGCCGGAGATCTTCTGCCGCTGGTACATCTGGCGGCACCGGTTCTCGAAGCGTCGCTGCAGCAGCATGTCGCGGAGCAGGTCGACCACCTCGTCGTCGGCAATGCCGAGCTCATCGTGCCCGTACGTGTCGGCGGGATAGGTCTCGTAGGTGATCGTTTCCTCGATCGGCCCCTCGGGAATGTCAATGGTCTGCTGCGTGGCCGCCCCGTCCCCGGACATCTCGGATTCGTCTTCCGAGAGGGGGCTCGGGCGCTTCTCGGTGGTCGCGGCCTCGGTCGAGGTGCCGTTGGCATTTTCTCCGTTCGAGGCGCCCGTGCCGGATCCCTCCAGGGCGCTCTGGATATCTTGTGCGTAGGCCGGGCCGATGCCGGACAGATCTTCCAGCGATTCCACGTTTTGCAGGTCGGCCAGGCTCGTGACGCCGGCCTCCTTCAATCGAGACGCGTGGGGGAACCCCTCTGGGAAATCGGCGCCGCCGTTGAGGCTTCCATTCGAACCGGAATTGGAATCAGGGGCCGAGGTGTGGTCAGCCATGACATGCGACGAGGTTGGGTGAGTAGAACCATGCGTCGGCGAGCACCGGCTTCGTCAGTCAGG
This genomic interval from Salinibacter grassmerensis contains the following:
- the pdhA gene encoding pyruvate dehydrogenase (acetyl-transferring) E1 component subunit alpha, producing the protein MADHTSAPDSNSGSNGSLNGGADFPEGFPHASRLKEAGVTSLADLQNVESLEDLSGIGPAYAQDIQSALEGSGTGASNGENANGTSTEAATTEKRPSPLSEDESEMSGDGAATQQTIDIPEGPIEETITYETYPADTYGHDELGIADDEVVDLLRDMLLQRRFENRCRQMYQRQKISGFLHLYIGQEAVSTGSVNAIELGDDSVITAYRDHGMGLAMGITPEEAMAELFGKETGSSKGKGGSMHFFDAEKKMMGGHAIVGAHLPLGAGLAFAHKYRDEDNVCLCFFGDGAMHQGAFREACNLAGIYELPIVFVCENNQYAMGTAVDRAFSKPDLFKHGYNFDFPASLASGMDVFSVNKAVQDHVENYARNDQPSLLEVRTYRYQGHSITDPAEYRGEGELDQRQSQDAINRLQDYILERGLATEADMETIDEEVKQRVKDAIDAANEAPFPDEEAIYDDIYTQEDYPFIA